A genomic window from Populus nigra chromosome 7, ddPopNigr1.1, whole genome shotgun sequence includes:
- the LOC133700241 gene encoding pseudouridine kinase-like, whose amino-acid sequence MENSAQRRLERVSGHLLSPIEVNNGLSQVLIKSGQRKHEEEGDPVVIGGMVLDIHATPSLPLNPRTTTPGKVHYVLGGVARNIAECMSNLGTRPYMISALGNDMAGNYTTSVFLFLVMHD is encoded by the exons ATGGAAAACAGTGCACAGAGGAGATTGGAACGTGTTTCTGGGCACCTGTTGTCTCCAATTGAAGTCAATAATGGTCTTTCCCAG GTGTTAATAAAAAGTGGGCAAAGAAAACATGAGGAGGAAGGAGACCCAGTAGTGATAGGAGGCATGGTATTGGATATACATGCCACCCCTTCACTCCCTCTAAATCCTAGAACCACCACTCCTGGGAAG GTCCATTATGTATTAGGGGGTGTAGCAAGGAATATTGCTGAGTGTATGTCAAATCTAGGAACTAGGCCCTATATGATTAGTGCCCTGGGAAATGACATGGCAGGTAATTATACCAcctctgtttttttattccttgtGATGCATGACTAG